The Hymenobacter baengnokdamensis genome includes a region encoding these proteins:
- a CDS encoding PRC-barrel domain-containing protein has product MQAPILRRLRDLPNFEMATGDPDPRGWPVRGRDGHAFGTVQELLVDPVSQRVLYLNVQLAEGLPGVPPPGPHADRRILLPLSAVNLDTEGSNVFVTALSRDTVHSYPPFVDFMLPPDLEDAMLRALAV; this is encoded by the coding sequence ATGCAAGCTCCTATTTTACGTCGCCTGCGCGACCTGCCCAACTTCGAAATGGCTACCGGCGACCCCGACCCCCGCGGCTGGCCCGTGCGTGGCCGCGACGGCCACGCCTTTGGCACTGTGCAGGAGCTGCTAGTAGACCCCGTTTCGCAACGGGTACTTTATCTGAATGTGCAGCTGGCAGAGGGACTGCCCGGCGTGCCACCGCCCGGCCCCCACGCCGACCGACGCATTTTGCTGCCCCTTTCCGCCGTGAACCTCGACACCGAAGGCAGCAACGTATTCGTCACGGCACTTAGCCGGGATACCGTGCATAGCTACCCACCTTTCGTCGATTTTATGCTGCCGCCCGACCTCGAAGACGCCATGCTGCGGGCGCTGGCCGTTTAA
- a CDS encoding phosphoribosylanthranilate isomerase, with protein MQVKICGMREAANLWAIATLSPDFLGFIFYPKSVRYVGDSLTPAEMRGLPATVRKVGVFVDAPLSELLITATRYGLDYVQLHGHEAPAYCRAVKQNSLPIIKAFSIDETFDFSTLAEYAPFCDYFLFDTKGAHPGGNGVAFDWRVLANYHGATHFLLSGGLGPDNAADLLNFHHPQLAGYDFNSKLESAPGLKDIEATRTLLARLHESPATY; from the coding sequence ATGCAAGTCAAAATCTGCGGTATGCGCGAGGCGGCCAACCTATGGGCCATAGCCACTTTAAGCCCTGATTTTCTGGGATTTATCTTCTATCCTAAATCAGTCCGCTACGTGGGCGATAGCCTCACCCCCGCCGAGATGCGCGGCCTGCCCGCAACCGTACGCAAGGTGGGCGTATTCGTCGATGCGCCGCTTTCGGAGCTGCTGATTACGGCCACCCGCTACGGCCTCGACTACGTGCAGCTGCACGGTCACGAAGCACCGGCTTATTGCCGCGCGGTGAAGCAGAACTCCTTACCTATCATCAAGGCTTTTTCGATAGATGAAACCTTTGATTTCAGCACTTTAGCTGAATATGCTCCCTTCTGCGACTACTTTTTGTTTGACACCAAGGGCGCGCATCCCGGCGGCAACGGCGTAGCATTTGATTGGCGGGTGCTGGCCAACTACCACGGCGCTACCCACTTCCTGCTGAGTGGCGGCCTGGGGCCCGACAATGCTGCCGACTTACTGAATTTCCATCATCCGCAGCTGGCTGGCTATGACTTTAACAGCAAGCTGGAAAGTGCCCCTGGTCTGAAGGACATCGAGGCCACCCGCACGCTGCTGGCCCGCCTGCACGAGTCGCCGGCTACTTATTAA
- the trpA gene encoding tryptophan synthase subunit alpha, giving the protein MNRLTKLFQHKTADVLNVYFTAGFPQLNDTVPVLRALQEAGADLVEIGMPYSDPVADGETIQRSNQQALENGMTVGKLFEQLQDIRQQGITVPILLMGYLNPVVQFGVEKFCQHCQVVGIDGVILPDLPLEVYEREYRPLFAEYGLKAVFLVTPQTSAARVRQLDALADGFIYLVAAAGTTGAQTDMNADVDAYLSRTKALGLRNPTLVGFGISDAASFAAASRHTTGAIIGSAFIRLLQQTPAGERTAAIHDFVAGIRPVPA; this is encoded by the coding sequence ATGAACCGCCTTACCAAGCTCTTTCAGCACAAAACCGCCGACGTACTCAACGTTTATTTCACCGCCGGCTTTCCGCAGCTCAACGATACGGTGCCCGTGCTGCGGGCTCTGCAGGAGGCCGGGGCCGACCTTGTGGAAATCGGTATGCCGTACTCCGACCCGGTGGCCGACGGCGAAACCATTCAGCGCAGCAACCAGCAGGCCCTCGAAAACGGCATGACCGTCGGCAAGCTTTTTGAGCAGTTACAAGATATTCGCCAGCAAGGCATTACGGTTCCTATCCTGCTCATGGGCTACCTCAACCCGGTAGTGCAGTTTGGCGTGGAGAAATTCTGCCAGCATTGCCAGGTCGTGGGCATTGATGGGGTGATTCTGCCCGACCTCCCGCTCGAAGTGTACGAGCGGGAATACCGGCCCTTGTTTGCCGAATACGGCCTGAAGGCAGTTTTCCTCGTGACGCCGCAAACCAGCGCCGCCCGCGTGCGCCAGCTCGACGCCCTGGCCGATGGCTTCATCTACCTCGTGGCCGCCGCCGGTACTACCGGTGCCCAAACCGATATGAACGCCGACGTGGATGCCTACCTGAGCCGCACCAAGGCACTGGGTTTGCGCAACCCCACGCTAGTGGGCTTCGGCATCAGCGACGCGGCCAGCTTTGCGGCAGCCAGCCGGCACACCACGGGCGCCATCATCGGCAGCGCGTTTATCCGGCTCTTGCAACAAACTCCGGCCGGTGAGCGCACCGCCGCCATCCACGACTTTGTGGCCGGCATCCGGCCGGTGCCGGCGTAG
- the trpD gene encoding anthranilate phosphoribosyltransferase → MKDTLNHLFAYRTLPQEEAHRVVLGIAQGLYNPAQIAAFLTVYLMRSVTVEELAGFRNALLELCRPVDLGGIDAMDVCGTGGDGRNTFNISTLSAFVVAGAGQPVAKHGNHGVSSISGSSTVLEHMGVKFTADNDALRRQLDEANICFLHAPLFHPALKNVASLRKELGVKTFFNMLGPLVNPARPRLQLVGVFSLELARLYAYLHQQEAGREFLIVHSLDGYDEVSLTGPVKLISRQGEELLSPADLGLPATTPAALFGGDTVAEAAHIFQRVLRNEAPAAHRNAVLANAALALRTAGRAANAAEGLALAAESLDSGRARQAFEKLLALS, encoded by the coding sequence GTGAAAGACACCCTCAACCACCTCTTTGCCTATCGCACGCTGCCCCAGGAAGAGGCGCACCGCGTGGTACTAGGCATAGCGCAAGGGCTATATAACCCCGCGCAGATTGCCGCCTTCCTCACCGTGTACCTCATGCGCAGCGTGACGGTGGAGGAGCTGGCCGGCTTTCGCAACGCGCTGCTGGAGCTGTGCCGCCCCGTCGACTTGGGCGGCATCGACGCGATGGATGTGTGCGGCACCGGCGGCGATGGCCGCAACACCTTCAATATCTCTACTTTATCGGCGTTTGTGGTGGCCGGCGCAGGCCAGCCGGTGGCCAAGCACGGCAACCACGGCGTGTCAAGTATCAGCGGCAGCAGCACGGTGCTGGAGCACATGGGCGTAAAGTTTACGGCCGATAACGATGCGCTCCGGCGCCAGCTCGACGAGGCCAATATCTGCTTTTTGCACGCGCCGCTGTTTCACCCGGCCTTGAAAAACGTGGCGTCGCTGCGCAAAGAGCTGGGCGTTAAGACCTTTTTTAATATGTTGGGGCCGCTCGTGAACCCGGCCCGGCCGCGCTTGCAGCTGGTGGGCGTGTTCAGCCTGGAGCTGGCGCGGCTCTACGCTTACCTGCATCAGCAGGAAGCGGGGCGCGAATTTCTCATCGTACACAGTCTCGATGGGTATGATGAGGTGTCGCTGACGGGGCCCGTGAAGCTCATCAGCCGGCAGGGTGAGGAGCTGCTTTCGCCCGCCGACCTGGGTTTGCCCGCCACTACGCCCGCGGCGCTGTTTGGTGGCGATACAGTGGCCGAGGCAGCGCATATTTTTCAGCGCGTACTCCGCAACGAAGCACCGGCCGCCCACCGCAACGCCGTGCTTGCCAACGCCGCGCTGGCCCTGCGCACGGCCGGCCGCGCCGCCAATGCCGCCGAGGGCCTGGCACTGGCCGCCGAGTCGCTGGACAGTGGCCGGGCCCGGCAGGCTTTTGAGAAGTTGTTGGCACTTAGCTAA
- a CDS encoding anthranilate synthase component II, which yields MPILVLDNYDSFTYNLVYMLRELGQEVDVFRNDKISLDEVDKYSHILLSPGPGIPSEAGIMPELIKRYAPTKHILGVCLGHQAIGEAFGGQLTNLGEVHHGVAHTLHQTPAAAANRLFNDVPDNVRVGRYHSWTIAPEAMPAELRITALDENGQVLALAHRDYDVLGVQFHPESVLTEHGKTMLANWING from the coding sequence ATGCCCATTCTTGTTCTCGACAACTACGACTCCTTTACCTACAACCTCGTGTACATGCTGCGCGAGCTGGGTCAGGAAGTGGACGTGTTTCGCAATGATAAAATCAGCCTCGATGAGGTCGATAAGTACTCGCACATCCTGCTCTCGCCGGGCCCTGGCATTCCGAGCGAAGCCGGTATTATGCCCGAGCTGATAAAGCGCTACGCGCCGACCAAGCACATTCTGGGGGTGTGCCTGGGCCACCAGGCCATTGGCGAAGCTTTTGGCGGCCAGCTCACTAACCTGGGCGAAGTGCACCACGGCGTGGCCCACACGCTGCACCAAACGCCGGCTGCGGCGGCCAACCGGCTTTTTAACGACGTGCCCGACAACGTACGCGTGGGCCGCTACCATTCCTGGACTATCGCGCCCGAGGCCATGCCGGCCGAGCTGCGCATCACGGCGCTCGACGAAAACGGCCAGGTGCTGGCCCTCGCTCATCGCGACTATGACGTGCTGGGCGTGCAATTTCACCCCGAGTCGGTGCTGACGGAGCATGGCAAAACCATGCTGGCCAACTGGATAAATGGCTAA
- the trpC gene encoding indole-3-glycerol phosphate synthase TrpC: MTILDKIVAEKRQEVAQREAEAPTAQLEQLPLFTRPVLSARAALTAAGSTGIIAEFKRRSPSKGVINDTAEAGATTAGYAAAGAAVLSVLTDEPFFGGTPADLQAARTACPGTPILRKDFIISEYQITEARALGADLVLLIASCLTPAEVVQFSRFAHALGLEVLLEVHDENELRSHLTNSVDLVGVNNRNLATFATDVDTSARLAALIPNHFVRVAESGLQHASTILALRQAGYQGFLIGETFMKTADPAAALTGLVAELSAPVSVS, translated from the coding sequence ATGACTATCCTCGATAAAATAGTTGCCGAAAAGCGCCAGGAAGTAGCCCAGCGGGAAGCAGAAGCTCCGACCGCGCAGCTGGAACAGCTGCCGCTGTTCACGCGTCCGGTCCTGTCGGCGCGGGCAGCACTTACCGCGGCGGGCTCTACTGGCATCATTGCCGAGTTTAAGCGCCGCTCGCCCTCCAAGGGCGTGATTAATGACACGGCCGAGGCAGGTGCTACCACGGCCGGCTACGCAGCGGCAGGCGCGGCGGTGCTGTCGGTACTCACCGATGAGCCGTTTTTTGGCGGCACGCCCGCCGACCTGCAAGCGGCACGAACCGCCTGCCCCGGTACGCCAATTCTGCGCAAAGATTTCATTATCAGCGAGTATCAGATAACCGAGGCGCGGGCGCTGGGAGCCGATTTGGTGCTGCTCATTGCCTCCTGCCTCACGCCGGCCGAGGTTGTTCAATTCAGCCGGTTTGCCCACGCGCTGGGGCTGGAGGTGCTACTCGAAGTACATGACGAAAACGAGCTGCGCAGCCACCTCACCAACTCGGTCGATTTGGTAGGCGTGAATAACCGCAACCTGGCCACCTTTGCCACCGATGTGGATACGTCGGCGCGGCTGGCGGCCCTCATTCCCAATCACTTCGTGCGGGTAGCCGAAAGCGGCTTGCAGCACGCCAGCACCATTCTAGCATTACGCCAGGCCGGCTACCAGGGCTTTCTTATCGGCGAAACATTTATGAAGACTGCCGACCCGGCGGCGGCGCTGACTGGCTTGGTGGCCGAACTATCTGCTCCCGTTTCAGTTTCTTAG
- the hemH gene encoding ferrochelatase has protein sequence MSTPTRRIGLLLVNLGTPDSPQTGDVRRYLNEFLTDARVVDMPAAVRYPLFQGLVVPLRAPKSAKIYQQLWDADRGSPLLFHGLDLKAAVQRELGDGYVVAFGMRYQKPGIEQALEELRQAAVDRIIVLPLFPQYASASTGSVQEKVMDIVKDWWVVPSINFISQFATEPGFIASIVARGRAAMAERSFDHVVLSYHGIPERHVKKGDPTNYCQFGACCNSLTPANQYCYRAQCFATSRLVAAGLGLRDDQYTVTFQSRLQSRLRDPWLKPYTDEVLKEFPAKGIKSVLAFSPAFVADCLETTIEVGIEFRELFEENGGEHWQLVPSLNSEPYWVKAVADMVRNS, from the coding sequence ATGTCTACCCCTACCCGCCGCATTGGCCTTTTGCTGGTAAACCTTGGCACGCCCGACTCGCCCCAGACCGGCGACGTGCGCCGCTATCTCAATGAATTTCTGACCGATGCCCGCGTGGTGGACATGCCGGCGGCCGTGCGCTACCCGCTTTTTCAGGGCTTGGTAGTGCCGCTGCGCGCCCCCAAGTCGGCCAAGATTTATCAGCAGCTGTGGGATGCCGACCGGGGCTCGCCACTGCTCTTTCACGGCCTCGACCTGAAGGCGGCGGTGCAGCGCGAGCTAGGCGATGGCTACGTAGTGGCGTTTGGCATGCGCTACCAGAAGCCCGGCATTGAGCAGGCGCTCGAAGAGCTGCGGCAGGCGGCCGTCGACCGCATTATTGTGCTGCCGCTGTTTCCGCAGTACGCATCGGCCAGCACGGGCTCGGTGCAGGAAAAAGTGATGGATATTGTCAAGGACTGGTGGGTAGTGCCTAGCATCAACTTCATCAGCCAGTTTGCCACTGAGCCGGGCTTTATTGCCAGCATTGTGGCGCGGGGCCGGGCCGCCATGGCCGAGCGCTCGTTCGACCACGTAGTATTAAGCTACCACGGCATACCCGAGCGGCACGTGAAGAAGGGCGACCCAACCAACTACTGCCAATTTGGAGCGTGCTGCAACTCGCTGACGCCAGCCAATCAGTATTGCTACCGGGCGCAGTGCTTTGCCACCTCGCGGCTGGTGGCGGCGGGCCTGGGCCTGCGCGATGACCAGTACACCGTGACTTTCCAGAGCCGCCTGCAAAGCCGCCTGCGCGACCCCTGGCTGAAGCCCTACACCGACGAGGTACTCAAGGAGTTTCCGGCCAAAGGCATCAAGAGCGTGCTGGCTTTTTCGCCGGCCTTTGTGGCCGACTGCCTCGAAACGACCATTGAAGTAGGCATAGAGTTTCGCGAGCTGTTCGAAGAAAACGGCGGTGAGCACTGGCAGCTGGTGCCTTCGCTCAACTCGGAGCCGTATTGGGTGAAGGCCGTGGCCGACATGGTACGAAATAGTTAA
- a CDS encoding anthranilate synthase component I family protein produces MLAATATSTSTIVHSRHRRLLADTLTPVSLYLRLRDQFVGTLLLESSDYHGNNNSFSYLCFSPVARFELDKNQLTTQRPGQPASTATLPDPRLALTKLREFRSSFRPAEPSGLPFITNGLFGHMAYEAVQYFEDVALRDKPAASTVPAIVYQAFRYVIAINHFKDELYLFEHQYLTEGEEPTADTLDHIETLIQNRNFATHGFHLTGQESSNATDAEYLELIRLGQHHCQRGDVFQIVLSRRFQQGFQGDEFNVYRALRSLNPSPYLFYFDYGSYKLFGSSPESQIVITKGQAVLYPIAGTFRRTGDDAADAHLAQQLLDDPKETAEHVMLVDLARNDLSRRCDVVAVERFKEIQYYSHVIHLVSKVVGQLGADTEPLDVVGETFPAGTLSGAPKYRAIQLIDEYESTQRGFYGGCIGALDFGGDFNHAIMIRTFLSKDNTLYYQAGAGVVAKSVPESELQEVHNKLGALRAALRQAEKV; encoded by the coding sequence ATGTTGGCCGCTACCGCAACTTCTACCTCCACCATCGTTCACAGCCGGCACCGCCGTCTGCTGGCCGATACCCTCACGCCGGTGAGCCTGTATCTGCGGCTGCGCGACCAGTTTGTGGGCACGTTATTGCTTGAAAGCTCTGATTATCATGGAAATAACAACAGCTTTTCGTACCTCTGCTTTAGCCCGGTGGCGCGCTTTGAGCTGGATAAAAACCAGCTGACCACCCAGCGCCCCGGCCAGCCGGCCAGCACTGCCACGCTGCCCGACCCCCGCCTGGCGCTAACCAAGCTGCGCGAGTTCCGGAGTAGCTTCCGGCCAGCCGAGCCGTCGGGCCTGCCGTTTATTACCAATGGGCTGTTTGGGCACATGGCCTATGAGGCGGTGCAGTATTTTGAGGACGTGGCGCTGCGCGACAAGCCCGCCGCCAGCACGGTGCCGGCTATCGTGTACCAGGCATTTCGCTACGTTATCGCCATCAACCACTTCAAGGACGAGCTGTATTTATTTGAGCATCAATACCTCACTGAAGGCGAGGAGCCGACTGCCGATACGCTCGACCACATCGAGACGCTCATCCAGAACCGCAATTTCGCGACTCACGGCTTCCACCTCACGGGCCAGGAAAGCTCCAATGCGACCGATGCCGAGTACCTGGAGCTGATACGCCTGGGCCAGCACCACTGCCAGCGCGGCGACGTATTTCAGATTGTGCTCTCGCGGCGCTTTCAGCAAGGATTTCAGGGCGATGAGTTTAATGTGTACCGGGCCTTGCGCTCGCTCAATCCCTCGCCCTACCTGTTTTATTTCGACTATGGCAGCTATAAGCTATTCGGCTCCTCGCCCGAGTCGCAGATAGTTATCACTAAAGGGCAGGCTGTGCTTTACCCTATCGCCGGTACTTTTCGCCGCACCGGCGACGACGCGGCTGATGCCCACCTGGCCCAGCAGCTGCTCGACGACCCCAAGGAAACTGCCGAGCACGTGATGCTCGTGGACCTGGCCCGCAACGACCTCAGCCGCCGCTGCGACGTGGTAGCCGTGGAGCGCTTCAAGGAAATTCAGTACTATTCGCACGTTATTCACCTGGTTTCTAAGGTAGTAGGTCAGCTCGGGGCCGATACCGAGCCGCTCGATGTAGTGGGCGAAACCTTTCCGGCCGGCACGCTTTCGGGCGCGCCCAAGTACCGCGCCATCCAGCTCATTGATGAATATGAGAGCACGCAGCGCGGCTTTTATGGCGGCTGCATTGGCGCGCTCGACTTCGGCGGCGACTTCAACCACGCCATCATGATTCGCACGTTCCTCAGCAAAGACAATACGCTGTACTACCAGGCCGGCGCGGGCGTAGTAGCCAAGTCGGTGCCCGAAAGCGAGCTGCAGGAAGTTCACAACAAGCTGGGCGCCCTGCGCGCGGCCTTGCGGCAGGCCGAAAAGGTGTAA
- the uvrA gene encoding excinuclease ABC subunit UvrA codes for MSDNSALQVAAPASDAIDHLDPRQFIVIKNARVHNLKNLSVALPRNKFIVVTGLSGSGKSSLAFDTLYAEGQRMYVESLSSYARQFLGRMDKPDVDYIRGISPAIAIEQKVSIKNNRSTVGTSTEIYDYLKLLFARVGRTYSPVSGEQVRKDSVTDVVDYLFSLPADTRVTILAPLLRTEPGRPMSKELDLLLQKGYGRVVLANGENAFIEDLIGEGKPEVEGDIYILIDRSAVQHGDEDLYFRLSDSVQTAFFEGHGTCLVKLDNETRTFSDKFELDGMVFEEPSVNFFSFNNSYGACHTCEGFGSVLGIDEDLVIPDKSMTVYEGAIAPWRTEKQGEWLKPLLKNGIRFDFPIHRPYNDLSAAEQRLLWTGNKYFEGLDAYFKWVAEQTHKIQYRVLQSRYRGRTVCPDCRGTRLRKDAQYVTIDGRSITDLVLLPITQALDFFRNLSLPEHEQKVADRLLAEITNRLGYLDRVGLGYLTLNRLSNTLSGGESQRISLATSLGSALVGSMYVLDEPSIGLHPKDAEQLIGVLRSLQELGNTVVVVEHEEKMMEAADQIIDIGPEAGSGGGNLMFQGTYAELLQDTETYTGKYLSGQLEVAVPAVRRPWRNALELTGARENNLKNVSVKIPLGVMTVVTGVSGSGKSTLIRRILAPALMKQLGGGAGETTGKFDKLLGVNGQVTHVEFVDQNPIGKSSRSNPVTYVKAYDTIRTLFSEQPLAKARGYKPSHFSFNVEGGRCEVCQGEGQVKIEMQFMADIYLTCESCGGHKFKQDILEIKFQEKNIYEVLDLTVEDAVEFFKSQPKVAERLQPLLNVGLGYIRLGQSANTLSGGEAQRVKLASFLTKGATLQQDKILFIFDEPSTGLHFHDIAKLLGALNALVEQGNSVLIIEHNMDIIKCADWLIDLGPEGGINGGHLLFEGTPEQLVKLKDTNHTARFLAEKVNPLS; via the coding sequence ATGTCCGACAATTCCGCTCTGCAAGTAGCCGCTCCGGCCTCCGATGCTATCGACCACCTCGACCCGCGCCAGTTTATTGTTATCAAAAATGCGCGCGTCCATAACCTCAAAAACCTGAGCGTAGCCCTGCCGCGCAACAAGTTTATCGTCGTCACGGGCCTTTCGGGCTCAGGCAAATCGAGCCTGGCTTTTGATACGCTTTACGCTGAAGGCCAGCGTATGTACGTAGAAAGCCTGAGCAGCTACGCCCGGCAGTTTCTGGGCCGCATGGACAAGCCCGATGTGGATTACATTCGGGGCATCTCGCCGGCCATCGCCATCGAGCAGAAAGTCAGCATCAAGAACAACCGCTCGACGGTCGGCACCAGTACGGAGATTTATGATTATTTGAAGCTGCTGTTTGCCCGCGTGGGCCGCACCTATTCGCCCGTGAGTGGGGAGCAGGTGCGCAAGGATAGCGTGACGGATGTAGTCGATTATCTGTTCAGCCTGCCGGCCGATACGCGCGTGACCATTCTGGCCCCGCTGCTGCGCACCGAGCCCGGCCGGCCCATGAGCAAGGAGCTGGATTTGCTCTTGCAGAAAGGCTACGGCCGCGTAGTGCTGGCCAATGGTGAAAATGCTTTTATTGAGGACCTTATCGGTGAGGGTAAGCCGGAGGTAGAAGGCGACATCTATATCCTGATTGACCGCTCGGCCGTGCAGCACGGCGACGAAGACTTGTACTTTCGGCTGTCGGACTCGGTGCAGACGGCCTTCTTCGAAGGTCACGGTACCTGCCTTGTAAAGCTCGACAATGAGACGCGCACTTTCTCCGATAAGTTTGAGCTGGATGGAATGGTGTTTGAGGAGCCGAGTGTTAACTTCTTCTCCTTCAACAACTCGTACGGTGCCTGCCATACCTGCGAAGGCTTTGGCTCCGTGCTGGGCATCGACGAAGATTTGGTAATTCCCGACAAAAGCATGACGGTGTATGAAGGTGCCATCGCACCCTGGCGCACCGAAAAGCAGGGCGAGTGGCTGAAGCCGCTGCTCAAGAATGGTATTCGGTTCGACTTTCCTATTCATCGCCCCTACAACGACCTGAGTGCCGCCGAGCAGCGCCTGCTATGGACTGGCAATAAGTACTTTGAAGGACTGGACGCGTACTTTAAATGGGTAGCAGAGCAAACGCATAAGATTCAGTACCGGGTGCTGCAAAGCCGCTACCGGGGCCGCACGGTATGCCCCGACTGCCGCGGCACGCGCCTGCGCAAGGATGCCCAGTACGTGACAATTGACGGCCGTAGCATCACCGATTTGGTATTGCTGCCCATTACCCAGGCTTTGGATTTTTTCCGGAACTTAAGTCTGCCCGAGCACGAGCAGAAGGTGGCCGACCGCCTGCTGGCCGAAATTACCAACCGCCTCGGCTACCTCGACCGGGTGGGCTTGGGCTACCTTACCCTCAACCGCCTGAGCAACACGCTGAGTGGGGGCGAAAGCCAACGCATTTCGCTAGCTACTTCGCTGGGCTCGGCGCTGGTGGGCTCGATGTACGTGCTCGATGAGCCTAGTATTGGGTTGCACCCCAAAGATGCCGAGCAGCTTATTGGCGTGTTGCGCTCCCTGCAAGAGCTGGGCAACACGGTGGTGGTAGTGGAGCACGAAGAGAAAATGATGGAGGCTGCCGACCAGATTATTGATATCGGCCCCGAAGCCGGTAGCGGCGGGGGCAACCTCATGTTTCAGGGCACCTACGCCGAGCTGCTGCAAGACACCGAAACCTATACCGGCAAATACCTCAGCGGCCAGCTCGAAGTAGCGGTGCCGGCCGTGCGCCGGCCCTGGCGCAACGCCCTGGAGCTGACCGGCGCCCGCGAAAACAACCTTAAAAATGTGAGTGTCAAGATTCCGCTGGGTGTGATGACGGTGGTGACCGGTGTATCGGGCTCGGGCAAATCGACGCTCATCCGGCGCATTCTGGCCCCGGCGCTGATGAAGCAGCTGGGTGGCGGCGCGGGCGAAACTACGGGCAAGTTTGATAAGCTGCTGGGCGTGAATGGCCAGGTAACGCACGTCGAGTTTGTGGACCAGAATCCCATTGGCAAGTCGTCGCGCTCAAACCCGGTGACTTATGTAAAGGCTTACGACACCATCCGGACGCTGTTTTCGGAGCAGCCGCTGGCCAAGGCGCGGGGCTACAAGCCCTCGCATTTCTCGTTCAACGTGGAAGGCGGGCGCTGCGAGGTGTGCCAGGGCGAGGGCCAGGTCAAAATCGAGATGCAGTTCATGGCCGACATTTACCTGACCTGCGAAAGCTGCGGCGGCCACAAATTCAAGCAGGATATTCTGGAAATTAAATTCCAGGAAAAGAATATCTACGAAGTGCTGGACCTGACGGTCGAAGACGCCGTCGAGTTCTTCAAAAGCCAGCCCAAGGTGGCCGAGCGCCTGCAGCCGCTGCTCAACGTGGGGCTGGGCTACATCCGCCTCGGGCAGTCGGCCAATACGCTTTCGGGTGGCGAAGCCCAGCGCGTGAAGCTGGCCAGCTTCCTTACCAAAGGTGCTACGCTGCAGCAGGATAAAATTCTGTTTATCTTCGATGAGCCGAGCACTGGATTGCATTTTCACGATATAGCCAAACTGCTAGGTGCCCTGAACGCGCTGGTGGAGCAGGGCAACTCGGTACTCATTATCGAGCACAACATGGACATTATCAAGTGTGCCGACTGGCTCATCGACCTCGGCCCCGAAGGTGGCATTAACGGCGGGCACCTGCTCTTCGAAGGCACGCCCGAGCAGCTGGTGAAGCTTAAGGATACCAACCATACGGCGCGGTTTCTGGCGGAGAAAGTTAATCCGCTGTCGTAG
- the trpB gene encoding tryptophan synthase subunit beta — protein MTLTAPSPYRVDAAGYYGTFGGAYVPEMLYPNVEELRDNYLRIIEDPGFQREFTQLLTDYVGRPTPLFLAERLSEHIGTTIYLKREDLCHTGAHKINNTIGQILVAKRLGKRRIVAETGAGQHGVATATVCALMGLECIVYMGAVDIERQRPNVDRMRMLGAQVVPARSGSQTLKDATNEAMRHWISNPTDTHYIIGSVVGPHPYPDMVSRFQSVISAEIIRQLLHQTGRATPDFVLACVGGGSNAAGAFYHYLDEPSVRLIAAEAAGQGIDTGHSAATTALGKPGILHGASTILMQTEDGQVTEPYSISAGLDYPGIGPQHAQLFATGRAEFLSITDKAALDAAFQLSRLEGIIPALETAHALACLPLIGAKKDDVVVVCLSGRGDKDLATYTKHLEEYS, from the coding sequence ATGACACTCACCGCTCCCTCCCCCTACCGCGTCGATGCGGCCGGCTACTACGGCACCTTTGGCGGGGCCTACGTGCCCGAAATGCTATACCCGAACGTGGAAGAGCTGCGCGATAACTACCTGCGCATCATCGAAGACCCGGGGTTTCAGCGCGAGTTTACGCAGCTGCTGACCGACTACGTGGGCCGGCCCACCCCGCTGTTTCTGGCAGAGCGGCTGTCGGAACACATAGGGACTACAATATACTTAAAGCGCGAGGACCTGTGCCACACCGGCGCGCATAAAATCAACAATACCATCGGGCAGATTCTGGTGGCCAAGCGCCTGGGCAAGCGCCGCATCGTGGCCGAAACCGGCGCTGGTCAGCACGGCGTAGCCACGGCCACTGTGTGCGCCCTCATGGGCCTGGAGTGCATCGTGTACATGGGCGCCGTGGATATCGAGCGCCAGCGCCCCAACGTGGACCGGATGCGCATGCTCGGGGCCCAGGTAGTGCCCGCCCGTAGCGGCAGCCAAACCCTGAAAGACGCTACCAATGAGGCTATGCGCCACTGGATTAGCAATCCTACCGATACGCACTACATCATCGGCTCGGTAGTGGGGCCGCACCCCTACCCTGATATGGTTTCGCGGTTTCAGTCGGTGATTTCGGCCGAGATTATTCGCCAGCTGCTGCACCAGACCGGCCGCGCCACCCCCGATTTTGTGCTGGCCTGCGTGGGCGGCGGCTCCAACGCGGCGGGCGCGTTTTACCACTACCTCGACGAGCCCAGCGTGCGCCTGATTGCGGCCGAAGCCGCTGGCCAGGGCATCGATACCGGCCACTCGGCCGCCACTACGGCACTGGGCAAACCCGGTATCCTGCACGGGGCCAGCACTATTCTGATGCAAACCGAGGACGGGCAGGTGACGGAGCCTTATTCCATCTCGGCGGGCCTCGACTACCCCGGTATCGGGCCGCAGCACGCGCAGCTGTTTGCCACGGGCCGCGCCGAGTTTCTGTCAATTACCGACAAGGCGGCGCTCGATGCCGCGTTCCAGCTCAGCCGGCTCGAAGGCATTATTCCGGCCCTGGAAACGGCGCACGCCCTGGCTTGCCTGCCGCTCATCGGCGCTAAAAAGGACGACGTAGTGGTGGTGTGCCTCTCGGGCCGCGGCGATAAAGACCTGGCTACCTACACCAAGCACCTGGAGGAATATTCTTAA